Part of the Nicotiana sylvestris chromosome 5, ASM39365v2, whole genome shotgun sequence genome is shown below.
aaattttaaaacaaTGAGAAATGGCGGTGGAGGAACTatcatttgaaatgaaaaagTTTCTGTGATCTATCAATCAATGATATGAAAAAAGATTATAACCTTTTAAGTTAAAAATTGAGACTGATGGAATAGTAGAGATCAATTCTTTATTCATCTAGACATCTTTTATTACCTTTCCCCATTTACCTTTTCCCAATCTATTCGAAATTTTTACTTTTCACTTTTTCCTCCTATATTTTCTATATGCTTTTGAGAATAGCATTGGCCTCTAATATGCTCTATGTAAAGTGTGAAGATTCATTAGAGATGCCCGATGAACACTTCTGTCACTTCGCAATCTTCAACAGTCCAAGAGAATAGTAGAGACTTGGGATAATACTAAAGAATATAACTTAACCTAGCTCTAGCTTAATACTCGATATTTTTGATGAAGATTATCTTAGTTTGATTTGACACAAATTTTAATAAAGAAGGGAAGCCTTTTAAGATATGTGGTCTTAAATAAGCCATAACAGTTGTGTGACTATGAAACATTTGAAACTTGTCATAACATTTATATGGCTATAAATGTTTCTTATTAGGAAAATATTGAGAAATATCAACTTTTTTTAAACAgattaataaaaaaatagtgCAAATCTTTTTGAAATCGTGGGAATTCCAATTACCTAAAAGCAATAATTTTCTAAAAAGTCGaacaaaaaaaactaaaaatatatgAGCCCTAGAAATATGCTACATTATTCTTACCCCCTCCCCATGAGCTCCACAGTCCGCACTTTATTCTCTAGGCGACTCGTTGCAATCTTAGAGTTGGAGGTCTAACTGGTCTTGTCGAAATACTCTACATTAGAGAGTGTATATATTAAATGTTTAACAACCAAATCATAGAAAATTTACTACAAGTTCTTGAGACCATGCATCCCTTGATccactttgaaaataaaatatttaaatgaATTTTGTACATCATAAATTTAATTCAACCAATCAACTACACATCCAGTCCATAAAAAATGTGAGACTTATATTTTTCAGTAGTTGATCCAATTGCTTGGTAAAAGAATAAATTTGATTCCAAAAAAGAAATCCAAAATCTTGAACATGTCAGTACAAATTAGTGTATAATGGTACCAAATGGTTGTGGGCATAGATCGAAAGAGTTATAAGTACAAAGATCCAAAGTGAGTTAttagaaattttttattttgtgtctcatacaattgACACTAATTGTAAGGCAGTTTTTTTGTCTCATAATTTTGTGGACCCAAATTTTTATAGACCCAAAAATATAAGATTGATGTTCATAAATTTATGAGACAAAAATGAGTCTTATACAACTAATGTCAGTTGtacgagacacaaaataaaacttctccaaTTATTAATAATTAGTGTAGTACCAAACTAGAGAGCATTTTGGACAGACAGTTCAGGCTTCTAAGTAGATATTGTTGCAGATCTCTACAAGGACTGCGCTGTTCTCTGAAAATATATACATCACTTCTAAACACAATCTCAAACAATACACATAATTTTGCGCCAACTCAACGCAACCTTAATTTATTGTCGGGCAATACTAACCAAAGACTTTAATGCagagaaaacaaaaaaggtaataTTTTCCAAAAAGGCCCTAtacctttctctttttgttatcaaATATTGTCGGCATCCATTTATTGAATTCCAACTTCAAACTTCAAAGAAATAGAGCAAATTTTGGGCATCATTTATGAAATACCAGATGATCAGCACAAAGtttcataattttaaaaggtACTATGCGATACAACgtctttcttcattttctttttgtttctgttgtttttaaatagccatttgatTTAATTGCTACTATTTACTCCCTCCGGTCctaaataagtgattttttggatgttttcacaTAGATTAAGAAATTTACCTTTTAGTATTAATTAACAAtagaattgaccatattaacctttactatcttacataaatactcctaacacatattccaacACTAGTTACTCCAAGGAGAATataggaaaaaaaataattaattcattcttaaaatttggaaaaatcacttattttggaccacaagaaaaatgccaaaaaatcacttattttggatcgGAGGGAGTAATATCATAATCACTTTTAATTGAGCCATACAAGGCAAAAATAAGGTCTGTGTATACTCAACCTTCCTAGACCCCACTTATAAAATCACAGTTAATTGAGAATGCAATAAAGCTGCATGCTGATATTTTCCTACTACCCCATATGTTACAGTTGAAACCTTGTTGATTAACAGTTCACATATTTAAGCCCCACAAAAGTAGTTAAGCTGATCCAATCATTAACCTTAATGCTACTAATCTTTTCTCCCCCAACCAGTCCCCTCAATTATGGGGGAGGAAGCTATAATCCTTTTCTTGGTACTACTAACAAGATATTTAAGACTGGGACTCTCAAGTATAACTTCAATAAATGCTCTTCAATCTATACTGGGGGTCTACTACTAGTATATTTTTCTGTTAAAATTCGCTCTTTCTTTTCCGAAAAGATAGACTAGGTCCTAGACCATTAAGAAATCATGCAGTTCCCTATTCTAATAAATTGGTGATGAAATCATTGACTAGTAGTTAACAATTGAATCATCCTTCTGGATTCTGAGATTGACTCGGCACAGATTTCAATTTAATGTTAATTCTAATTAATTCTAAGCGGATGTTAGATTTTGAGCTTATACATTCTATATTCTAGAAAATGCAACTTAGTGGATTCCGAATGCATAATTTATCCATATCAAATTAAATTTTTAACACAAATATAAATTGTATTGACaccaaaatggaaggaaatcaTCAAAGAATCAACTCAGAAATTAGAAGGAAATAATAAATAATGAGAAGattacataatatatatataaatataaaccGGCTAACTGTGTAACTTGCCCAACAATAATTCATGGTCTACGCCCGGAAGATCATCAAGATCTGCTACTCTAACATAATATTAGACAAAATAaagtttctttctctttctctcttcccTAAACTGCGGGGGCAGGGAGACGCAAGTAACATTTAAAAGAAGAACGTCAATTACATATGCTAATATAAGTTTAAAGATTCCTTGCGTGTAGGGTTGGCtcaacccttttttttttttttttggatttggtATTTATTAGGCTtaataataaagaaaataaaaataaaaagactatAGTTGACCAAGAGATGATACCGCGAGTCCGTGCGTGCTGTAGCCCAAGAGGAGACgtatatatatttaatatttaaGAAACTAAGAAGAAAACAAAAGTCTACATCCTAATTCATcatatttaattttaaaacttCAAAGAGTCATCTGAATCTCACACAAAATTTTAATATAGCAGAATGCGGCGCCTAACGATCCCCCAAATCTCGCCGCCAATCGCTCCTTTTAATCTATATGCAGTATATCTTACGTGAACTTCACATAATTGAACTCATAGTATTATAAATGATAAGACAATAAAGTTATAATTATTAGATGAAAAACCTGTAAAAAATACAAACAGATGACTCCACATGTATATTATTTTAGAGTAGTAGAATTCTAAGAATTATAATCTTTTAAGATTTTTAGTCCCTTAACAGAAAGTTTGGCATGTTACAAAAATtcatttaattaaataaaaataataattaaagggGACTCAATAATAAAAGAAAACTGTTTCGAAACTGTAGAATAGTCTATGTGGGAACATTGAGAATAGGAAAAATTGCAGTTTGATAGTTCAACAACATTAATCTTTTAAAGATCATTGAGTGATCATTTTGTAATCACTTTTCACTTTTCTCccgttttagaaaaataaaattataatttttgtaaGTTCAACGAGATTATTTGTACCTATTGAAGCAAAGTGATCGATTTcaatcagaaacacataatttCTTCTCACATGGAAATAATTGGAGAAGTAGTCATTATAcccataaagaaaagaagaagaaagctaAATGTAAAGCAAGTTATTAATACAAATTTCTTTTTATACTAACAAGCCATCAAAAATAGTATATATCTATAGAAagtatacaaaaaaaaaaagtaaatttgtACTTTAGAAAATAAGGGAGATTACCATATAGTTGATTATTCATATCTTGGTCCGAATGCATGTATATGAAACAGAGTTCAGAGAATAGAAGGTACGAGGAACAACAGGGAAGACTCCTAGAATTTGATATATGCCATTGGTTTCACTGTTGATGCACATTCCCATTACAGTAGTCAAACTCAAGCTCCAATGTAAAAACCAACAATGGATATATAGTAAAAGAGGAATGAATCCACAGTAATAAAGAAACACAAAATGCAAAGTAACAGCATTTTACTATTCCAAGAAACCAATCTTGACAAGAAAACAAGGAAAATTAACCAATAAGTCCGCCATCATTCTAATCAACATATTTGTATCCCTCTCCATCCCACTTTCTCCCTAATCTCTAACTAATCTATAAGTATATGATTAGTCATATAATCAAGTACttcaacaaaaatacaaaaaaaaaaggaatcaaGCCGAAGATTATTATCTACATAGGTcatgaaattaaactaaattttGCTTCTTTTTCCTTGTTTTCTGAAGATCATGATTAAGAAAAGATATGGTAAAGAAACAGTAATCAATAAACTATTTCTTCTCTTCACTTCATTGTTGTTATGATCAAATAATGATCGCCATGATTATACTAATTTCTCTTTTCTAGTGTGAAGAATTAATCCATGATTCCACCATACCTTCACCTCTGCTTCCTACTGTTTCCTGCACTTTATCTCCATGAATAATATTGTTCTGGTTCCTAGTTGTTGCAGCTTGTTCTGGAGAAATAAGATTAGGAAGCCCACTCGAATTATGTCCAAGATTGTGGCTGCTCAGTCCATAATCTTCCAAAACAACACTACCCATTTTGAGCTGCGAGTCATTTGATGATGGTATTTGGAATTGCTCTAGGTCTTTGGAGCCAAGAATGGTGGAACTCTCAAGTGGGTATTTTTGAGATGACTGAAGAAGTGATGtgagaattgagttgtgttgAATATTTGTAAAAAGATTACAATTTTGTGGAATATTGTTAGCAGCACTAGTAGTTGAAGCAGAAGCAATATTGTTAGCCAAACAACTCAACAATGAAGAAGATTGTGATGATGAAGGAGAAAGGAAGGGTGTAGAGCCTGGTTGTTGTGGTTGAATTTTTTGAGGAAAAGGCCTTCGTAGATAATTAGGTGGTTGTGAAATGTTAAGAGGAGGTCTTAAGGAGGAATTAGGTGTAGCACCAAATATATCAAATCTGGTTCTAGGATGAAAATATGATGAAGAAGTAAAGGGTGGTGCAGGAATCCCAGTAAATTCTTGAACCATAGCTCTGAAATTAGTTGTGTCTGTTGTCAACACAGTAGTTGGTGCTCTTCTTGAAGCTCTTGATCTTTTCTTTGGATTACGTACTGCCAGTTGTGTAATTGGTTGATCTACTCGTGGCACAGCCGCCGCCGGTTCAGTAGTAGTTGTAGTAGTAGTAATAGTCACGCTACCACCACCACCATGTTCAGCCGCGGCAGAAGGGAAACTAGAAGCACCGTGAAAGGATAAGGAATTAGAAGATGATGTTTCTAATAACGACATGTGGCTGTTGTTGATCTGATGAGGAGAATTATTGTGGTCAGATCTTAGGGTTTTGGACCAATCTGTATCAAGATTGAAAAGTGAAGCTGGGTAGTTCAATGACGGTGTTAATGGTGGTTGGCGTGAGATGGGGTTGAAATAATTGGCAAAAGGGTCAAACATGGAGGTATTTTGTGTGTGAAAATTAGCAGAAGAAAAAGAATCAGCAGCAGCACGTGAGTCGTACTCTTCATCACCACCACCACTTGATGACTGTAGACTTGCACTGTTGTTTCCAGAATCCATTTGCTTAAAAGAGGATAACAGCTCAGAGAACAAAAGgaataaagaaagaagaagaagaaacaactaAGGACAGAGATATGGAGAGAGAGAGAATTTTTTGTTGGTTTTAGTGCACAAAAGATTTTGTTACTTACTGCAAAAACCCCATTAAAGAAGAAGACAATCAGATGTGTATTTTCAGAAAAGTACCCTCCAATATGACTTCAAACCTCTGATATAACATGATGATCTgctcaaaagaagaagaagatgatgatgatgctagtagtACAACTACTCCTTTTTCCCATGCTCTTTTTTAATTTGCCTCTGTGCCAGAACAAGTACTGTTATAAACGACACAAGAGATGAGATCGATAAATCTCCGTTGTTTTTTGCCTTCTATGGGTACTGCGTGCTACAACTAGGGTTTTCAgcagagagaaagaaagaaagcaaagaaaaaaaaaggagagaaagaaagggagaaatgaagaagaaggtttAAACCAATATTTATCTCTCTGTAAAAGAAagagcaagaagaagaagaaaaaagagaggcgGCTTTAGAGTAGATATCTCAAAATTTTCCACTCAAAGGATATTACAGAGTGGGGTATGCCATGACAGGCGCTCTTCTTGAAAGGGACtggtgtgtgtgtgagagagaatAGAGAGTTTTCTTTTCTATGGTTTTATATTTACAGTGTGAAAGGTTGCCTATTGTTTTTGACAAGAATTAAAATCAGCCAAAATAAAGTTACTACGAAAAAGTCTAACGGGAGTAATTGATCAAGTTAAATggatttaattttcttaaaaaatattgGGTCGTTTTTCTTTTACATGAAATGAAATAATGAGGTAAGCATGAAGCCAAATTAGAGGAGATGATGGTTGGTGAAAGAAAGGACATGAACGAAACAGAGAGCCACTAATAATTAAGACTATATCACCTTTCATACAAGCTTACAAAATGTATTTATCCACCAAAACATTTATCATGAAATTGACAAGTCAAAATACTCctacttttattttattcttatttatttatttaattgaaATTTACccccaaaaaaagaaaataattaccAACCCCTCTATGAACACTTGTTTTCTTTGTATAAAATAAAATGGTGTGTATTTGAGTGTTGGTTTACATAATGCTGCAGTAAATTAAACGTGGATAGGCTTCTCATTAGCTCATGGATATAAAAGCTATGGAGAAACTACTATAgctgaaagttttttttttttttttgaggggAGGGGGGGCGGGGGTCTTAAAATAATAGAAATTTCACTTTAACAATCTTgaatttaatatttttgaaagctaaaaaatttgaaaaattcacCCAAAATTAATCAAAATTGCATCTTTGACTAAGTTTGAAAAATCAGAGCAAGTTTCAGAAAAAGGAAAAGTGGCTAGGGATATTATTATGAACCTACAGAGAATCTCTAATGCATGTCCTTTCTTTCCACTGAATTGTAGGTAAAATCATCATTCTTTCTTTCACTACTCTATTCTAGTGACCAGAAGAAAACTTTAGATATAaccaaagtttttttttttaatggatGGATAGATCAGTTCAACAACACTACACGTTCGCTGCAACAAGCGGAAATTTTGCTgtcattaattattttattttttgtctaaTACTATACTACATTTCTCACATTAAATGATATGCTTTCATATCCAACTTGCTTGTAGAAATGACTGCCTTGGTCACTCTACGTAAGATTGTATTTTTAACCTATTTTTATTCATTAATTTATACACACACATTTattatgtatttatatgtatgtTTTATATTTAACACCTAACTACGAACAAAAACCCTAATCCTAAGGCCAAATCCCTCACGTATGTTAAGTCTTACACGTAATGTCATAAAAGCAGGTGGCAAGTGGCTTAACACTTATCTCTACTGTTGCTTAAAACCTAAACACTTCACTAAATTTTAACAGtttcttttgttatttatttCCTTGGTGGTGGATAGAATAATATACTGATGTACATATCATATGGAAAGTGAATACTTTAAAGATATATAGGATTACATAGATACACGTGGCATTAAATGCTAAGGGAATAGATTACCTAAACCTAGCTTAACATATGTGGTTGCTTGCTTCTCTTAAACTACTCCAATGGTGTAACTCTATGTAGGCACCATCTTCTTTCCATCACATTTTATTTGATCTAGCTACTTACTACAAAGAGTCAAATGTACTTTTTGCTGCCTTAATTTTATGTTAACACAATTTTAATAGAATAATAAACCTAAATAATCTTCCACCAAccgtttaaattaaaaataattaacggatatataatatatgtataatttatttatatTATGGATATAATCATGTAAAATCGTGATATAATTTATGTATGTtagctagaaaaagtaaacagtaaatttaatatatatatatatatatatatatatatatatatataataaattaaTTGAATGATtttgattgatacaaatatagATGGTGGAAACTGATAGACAACATATAAGCATGTAACACAAAGGAAATTGATTTGGACCCTCCATCTTTTCATTGCTAGTGTACCTTGCAAAAGGAGTGATAATAATACATATACATTTTTATCCTAGCCATTGGATTCATATCGAAAGCCCATTGATGTAATATTCTATCTCTCATTATGGTTTGTTAGTAGTACCACACTTCATACTAGGAGTGACAAACGGGCGGGTCGGGTTAgatatggttcgggtcgaaaacgggtaatgaaaatATGGATTAATTATTCGAttcgacccatatttaatacggataaaaaacagGTTAACTGGCGGATAATATgagttacccatattatccatgacttcttgtatatgatcacttttgggagaattcttagtctccctaacttgaagAATCCCCAATTTGAAGCTtaacaaatgtaaaagttagacccattggttatccattggttactcattggttatccattttctaaatggataatatggcccttatccatatttgacccggtTTTTAAAaggttcattatccaacccattttttaattgataatatgggtggttaactgtttttTTTTAACCATTTTAATTTGCCACGCCTACTTCATACTATACCCAAAGGAACAATACAACATGGCTAGCTAGCTACCAAAAATTTCCATTCCAAAATCGTGCCACTTTTTGGGATCTTAGATTTATTCTTTTCACTTAAGGTTCGTTTCCCACGAGGATAAATGATAATAATCTCGGGATAATAGATGTATATTATTGTATTTTGTATTTGATTGAAATATGTTTTTATAAGCTATCCCAGAATTTCTCCACAATTGTAGTACAATTATGATACCACACTCTATGGGGATAATAATTTGGGGATTACTAATCTCAAAATAAAATATTAGCCTTTTTCTCAGGATCTTTTAAGAAATTCTAggttaaatttgaaaataaaagtTTATCCAAATTTATtgggaaaaattcaaaaataggcAGATTTagaagtggtcattcaaaaatagccacagtttcaaaagtaattgaaatttagccacttttcatgtaaagataatcTGAACGAAAATAATGTTCAAAATCTGGAAAAATACAACAGTGTAATATattggaattccagtataatacCCTGAAACTCCAGTATATAATACTGGAACTTtctgcgtgttggagttccagcataatatgctggaagttcatacacaggtgcattgatttccagtatattatgctggaacttttcgtgttgcagcaaaatagtggctatttttcaataactttgcaaacgctggctatttttgaatgatcagtccgaaaaaTGACTAGCCCGTACTATTTTTACATTATTTCGCGTAAAACTAAATCCTACACGTGCGCGCGCGCACACACATATATCCTTTTTTTGgtccaaaaaatcaaatatctaccaataaaaatgtatttactAATTATAATTTTGTCATTATTTAGTCGTTGTTTTATAATCCTCACATTATAATCATTTTATAATTTCACAAATCAAACGATCCCTTTAGGGTTTTGTTGGGTGAAGATGTCTTTTCAATCTTTTTACATGTTCACACTTTAATATGTAATTTAGAGGAAGTGGTCTTTTCCTCGCTGTAACCCTACCTTTCCAAATATTCCATGAataattgaagaagcatgaaaaaaGAACGCTCTAATATTATTCGTTTGATCATAGTATCAATAgcttaaaaagaagaaagaatagcTCCATGTTGTACGACTTTCTATCCTTTTCTAACAGTGTTAATGAGAATCTCATGTATTATGCATTGAAATTTTCCTAAAAGAACGTAGGTATTTACCACTATGCTaagacttcttttttttttgttaataagCACCACTATGCTAAGACTTGACGCTATTTGACCATTGACCAACTCAATATATTTGAATTCAATGTGGCGTTATTGTTTCGAACTCTGCAGAAACAGTTTTGCAAATTCAATAATTGAGATTTTGCAAAAAAgtatttgtttgaagagttttttagtttgttcttttttcttttattatttgcaATACCTGACGAATAATCAGCTTGGAAACTTCCAAAAAAATCTACTTGGTTTTTGCAAAAACATTATCAAACAGACACTTTTTACAAAATTAAATAAGAACTTGGTTTGTGAAAACTGTTTTGCAGAGTTTGAAACTAATGGCACTTAAAGGAAGTAGCAAACTCGCAATTGCATAGGACAACAATTTGGGAttttataattagtaatttgGTTGGGGTAGAATCATTAATTCGTAGAAAATAGGCAGACAGCCTTTAAGAAATGGATAAAAACACACCGACCAACCAAGAGCTACAGCTTATATTTCAAATCGAGGGCCTTTTAGTTTCAATCTGAATAGAAAACTAAATTTAATGATATATTATctctttttaaaatataatctgaATTATAATTCAAACATAATATCAAGTTATCACGCTAAGCTTTTTTCGAGAAAAAGAGTTCTTATAtatattttccatttttcttttgaaATGCTATTAAGATGGAAAATTAATAACATCATATATATTCTCTGGTTTTGTTTTGTGACATGtggaatcttctttgccaattgAATAATTCTAGCATGTGAAGTCACATGTTCACAAGAAATAATAAGTAAACTCTTATATGCATATGGGAATCAAATTAAATACGAAAGTTGAAGGAGAAATTATTGTAAACAGGTGAAAGCAAAGAACATACATAGAGTTATACAATGAAAATTCTGCACCAAAATAATGGCGAAGGTTACAATTCTGTGAATATTTTCCCTACAAAAGATACAACCTAACATGCTTGATGCTGGCTTTTGGTCACTCCTCTTTTTTTCCCTTTCCTACTATATATACTTATTTGTAAAAGGATTTTCCCATATGTAATATAAAGGGTTCGCCTTTTTTAGGGGCCAACAAATTGTGGTTTAGGTGTTATTTCCATATTCCATTTATTCATTTGGGTTCAAATAGTGTGAGATGATTGAAATTTGAAAAAGTAAATTTATTCAATTATCTcggtgtgtgtatatatatatatatataccgagatAATCGTTGTTATTTGGGTACAAATAAATAGTGTGTGATGATCCATTTTGTTTTTATCTCTTTGATTTAGCAATCGTTGTTATTTTCATAATTTATGAATGATAGAAGATGTTGATGTGTTGTGACGGAGTATAAAATTATGTGAAATAAgcatgatttctttttttttttggtttaatttTCTTAGACGTATTTAATCAGCTCAGACATAGATTTATTAAGTATAGATGACCATTAAAATATGATACAACTGATATAATATTTGACTGAATGCAACCGTTATGCGTGAGTAATTATATTATTTCATTAAATTTAAAAGTTGTTTTAATATAACATAAGAGTTTTCGTACTTAAATAAAAAACATCAACTTTAAAGTTTACTGCTCGATTTTTTTAGTAAATAGATAAACTAGTTTTGTGCCTCTTCTTAGACCATCTCCAACCTTACACTAATCTGAATTTTGCcaaaatttatttgtttttgttgaCAAAAATGTTTGTTCGTAAATTTTATCCATATTTTGACAAATTCCTAAAACCCCAAACCCAAATCCCATAATCAGCTCAAGAGCTGGTTTTGacccaaaatattactattatattttttaaaaattgccctaaacttttatattttataaaagagcACACCATTTATTATTTGTAACAATACTGCTTCGTTTTCTCGGTCATCTGATAGTGTCTTACGTAGCTCATTATAAAAATGATACTTTTGTACCAAATGTATTTATGTTCAGTACTATGGTTTGTaataatataatgaatgttattgatgAATATACTGTTGGatatttgtgatagtttttagaacttgtgggtaCAAGTCATGtttcatatttttttaaaaagaaaaaaagtgaaatatattttgaaaactgatgtccaaacacattttcatcttcaaaccaaacttcacccaaatcagatttttcaaaataaatttgggaatctATGGCCAAATGCTAGCTAAATAATACCccaaattatattttggtgtaatatATTATATTTGGTGTTTTGGTGCTCCAACCCAACACCATTTTGGTATGTGAATAGTGATGCTCCAATTTGATGTAACACTATTCatcaatattttattattattttttattatataacacTTTTGATTTAATATATTATAAATTTTACCTTTTTCATTTTGGTCCCTGATATACCTAATTATTTTTTATGTAGTATCTTCATAATACTAGTTTTACATCTTAATTTTGGTgcataatttttataaattaattttcgtATATATTActaattttattataagttataaaTGTATAAAAAAGTATAACcatcacaaaaataaaattataaatataaaatataatatattGTCAATATATAACATGATATTtattaaataagataaaaataaatatttaaattagcGACTGACCTAGAGAAaagagaagaatataaaaaagatATTTTGTGCGTAAAAAATTGCGTAATTGGTTG
Proteins encoded:
- the LOC104227619 gene encoding uncharacterized protein, with the translated sequence MDSGNNSASLQSSSGGGDEEYDSRAAADSFSSANFHTQNTSMFDPFANYFNPISRQPPLTPSLNYPASLFNLDTDWSKTLRSDHNNSPHQINNSHMSLLETSSSNSLSFHGASSFPSAAAEHGGGGSVTITTTTTTTEPAAAVPRVDQPITQLAVRNPKKRSRASRRAPTTVLTTDTTNFRAMVQEFTGIPAPPFTSSSYFHPRTRFDIFGATPNSSLRPPLNISQPPNYLRRPFPQKIQPQQPGSTPFLSPSSSQSSSLLSCLANNIASASTTSAANNIPQNCNLFTNIQHNSILTSLLQSSQKYPLESSTILGSKDLEQFQIPSSNDSQLKMGSVVLEDYGLSSHNLGHNSSGLPNLISPEQAATTRNQNNIIHGDKVQETVGSRGEGMVESWINSSH